The genomic region AACTTGTGTTGACTTCAGTATAGATGGACAcagatttctgaattttttaaaattttaaaataaaagttagaAAAATCCTAAAAATTTGTAGATACACCTCTGTAGCAATTAACTGTATTTAAAATCAGTGaatttacaaaagaaattatgtgGAACCTCCATTATGAGGGACAAGATTTCTGAGCCCAAAAAAGTTTTATCAGTAAATCAGTGCGATTGAACTTGAAGGCAACACACATGAAGCCTTCatcttttctgaagaaagtGAAACTGCCATCAGGAATGGGCATTTGAGACCGGGAGACCAAGTTTAAGGGCCCCAAAAGATTGGCTGGAGTTGGGGTGTGAGGATGTGAGATGTCCGTGCTGGAGGTCGGCACTGTGCTTGCTCGTTACTGAGagcacatgaaaacaaacaactgAAATGTGCTGGGAACTCCGAGCTCCCTTTCCTGTCGTAAGGGACTGGCTGAAAACGCTCTTCTTGCCGAGGGAAAGATTTGAAAATCTTATTCAGCATTTTTCCCTTAGTTAGGGAAATAGACTTTGCCTCTCATTTCAGCAAAGCTCTGTTCAGTTGCCAGAGCTGGTGGCTTTTAGGAAATGTCACATGTGAGCAAGTAGCAGAGGATCCAGCCAGTAGAAGCAGGGATTGTGAATTCCCAGGTGAGGTTTACTGTGTAAGGGTCCAATTCATTGGCAGTAGATTAAATGTGATTATTCCCATGGGTTTCAAAGGGCATTCAGTTAGATTATAATGGTTATTCTGGCTGCTTCAAAGGCGTGTTGCATTTCTGAGGTCAGCCTTGCTTTTCCCACAGATATGACAGAGATTGAATAGAATTCTTTATATGATGTATACTAGAATAAATTTGATCTTATGTAATTCAGAAATATGTATCTTGAGAGATTACAATAAAATGGCTGTTAGGAAAATATGCAGTTGTATTACTGGCACAGGTACTTTAAGCTGCATCCTTTAGGTCAATGCGGTTTCCAGTTTAACCATGGAAGATGGTCTTAAGATGTTGtgtgtttgaaatgtttttctctcaaGTTTCATGTTATTTTGGCCTAAATTCCTGCAGTAGAATTTAATTACTGGGTTTTGGTCAATAACAGATTGTTTTCCATGACAATGTTGAGGCTTGTCAGGAATATGACAGTTTAATCAGTCCGTAGAATCTTGTGGAATGGACTTCACTTGGGAGTGACGTCTGGCAACAGCCTCAGGTTTTGGCACCATTAAACCTTAATCCTGAGCTAAAGCTGGCCTTTCCACCTGAGTCTGAAACTAGCCTGGCTCTGACCTGAGCCCTGCTGGCTCTCTCTGAAGGCTATTGGCCTGCCCTCACTCTCCTTCCCTCACTGGGGCTCAAGGGAACGTTTGTCCCCCCGTGGGAAAGGCTGATCCACATCAGCTTTGAtcacaaaagctttgctgagCTTTTTATGTCCTGCTGAATTCTTTTatggggaaagggggaaggggaaaatctccttccttcctatttttttgTTACCAATAGCAAAAGTTGATCTACCTTTGTTCTCCACCTGCCACGTGTCCTCCTACTCTTTTCCTTTACCTTTCTCTGGGGACCATTGTTGGCAGCTGGCCAAGCCACCAGTCTTTTGTTGGTGGTATGTTTCAAacagcctgggctgagcaggaCAAACACTATTGCTAGTTAACAGCTTAGTCTTAATTGCTGTGACTATTGTGCCATTCTGTAAAAGAGCCAGAGAGGCCTTGTTCGTGCAGCTGATACATTGTTAAATGATGAGTGTTtcccttctgtttccttttgcaAAATTCCACGCTTATATGGGTAATGCAATCATTGAAGTAGACTTACAGCtttaaaatactggttttgggaaaaaattacagctttcaTTCACcccaggaggaaagaaagggatttCATATGAACAGTGAAGCTTATGAGAACTGTCTCATTTATGGAGTTCTGtgaaaagtattttgtattgttttatGCAGTGTTTTAACAAGCCTGGAAAATGTTGCTGGAATTAAAGGGAAGGATTGACTCTGTCCACAGGGGAAAGAGCCAAGAGATTAAGAGTTGAGCACTCAGTTTACAAGAGTAACTAAATCATGACTTGGGGAGTTCTGGGTCACACAACTTGAGAAACACTTTCTGAAGGGCTTGATTTGAACTCATTTTGGCAAGCCTGTAGGCTTCTGTCAGTGTTAGGGCCGGAGGGAATGGCTTAAGTCTGACTTAAAAGTGGGCTGATATACTGAGAGGAATATCCTGGACAACTGAGAAGTGTTTTCTATTTCAGATtatgccagtgctgctgcagatttCTGCTGAGAATTGAAACTCCATCAGATTCTTTTCCTGAGGAGTTTAAGGTTTGTGACTGTGTGTCCTTTGCACTGTCCCAactgcataaaataaaatctggtgCAGATCCCTGTATATGATGGTAGTATGAGAGATCCACCCGTCAATATTCTAGTCTCACACAACAGTAGCTCTGGTTTCTGAGATAATTTGAATTTATTGTGCAACCTACAGTAAAGCTACAGTTCTTTGCTACAGCAAAATGGGAGACCTAGAAATAAAGGGGGAAAATGAGTAATTATGTACATCTTTTCTCTGAAAGAGTTCACTGTTTGCATGAGGGGAAGTATTTGCTCAAGTATCTGCTGAGGTCAAGTAGCAAAGGTAAGTTGTGTTCCTAAATGGTTAACTGTGGCTTAAAAATACCCATATTGACAGGAACTGCAGGATAATGTCATTGgaactttttgtttttttaatacaccttaagaaattaaacaaagcaaatgCATTTGGTGGCGCCCTCAGGAAAAGTCCAGTCACTTCCTGACCAGTAAtctgcctgggagcagcagatACATTCTCATTGTTTGCCATTTCCAGTTTCCAGTAATGGGAACGATTACTTGATCCAGCCAGTTTCTGCTGAAGATCTGGGAAAACGTACAAATTTTAATGGCAAATTTTTATCGGTTTCCATaaaacaacaaggaaaaaaagcataacGTGGTTTTGGTACCTGGAGGCATCACCTCTGATAATgaatattgttttattttggaattaaGTGTCTGCTCTTCAGGAACGAGATGTATCTTGCTCTTCTGGTGATTTTCTTGCAGTGTAAGTTTGATAACTAAATCTCTGGGTGGGTACATGTGTTTCTGGTTTGTCTAGAGTTTGTTGAGGCTTTTTACAGTTTTGGATTACTGTCTCTCAATCTGTAAGCTTTGAAAATAACAttgcttctcatttttttttccaggttcaGAACTTTACGCTCAGGGGAAAGGTAGGGAATGGTagattgttgttgttttgttggggcttttttacgTACAAATTTAATGTAACTAATGTAACTAATTCCTCGGTTGTTGGTATGCATCTATAACAGAGTGTATTTGGACTTGCTGTACAATAGCTCAGTATGAAATTTGgctatatgaaaaaaaaagagttttactTGGTGGTGTTTCTTGGTATAGTGTTTAAATCAGAGATGTGCTGCTCATACCTTAATAAAAGTTTTGATGAAATCTTTCCTAGAGTAATTTGCTTTACTGAGCCATAAAAGAGGTGGGAGACAAAATTAGCATTTTGTTTTGGTATGTAAAAATCCCTCTCATGCCCACAGGGAAGGATAAAGGATAAAATTATAGAATATAAATTAAGGGCACTGTCTCCTGGTCTTGCAAAAGAATTGATTGTGTCTGAGCAGAGTTCAGAAATTGTGTTCTGAAAGGAGCACGTTTACTTTTTATGTTATCATCCTGCTGGCTACCAGCACGTACATTCTGAATGCTTGCTTTTTTCCATCACCCAGGAGAAATGTGTGCTTCTTGTTGTCATGTGGTCTATTCACATGCAGAGAAATTCACAGCGTTTTCACTGATTTTATGCCCCAAACTCTCTCTAGCAAGGACACATTATAAATAGCTGGTAAGCGCACAGGACAAGGGACTTCTTTAGATGCAGGAAAGCTTTTCTATTTGCATAGCAATTTCTAATACAAATCCTGACCAGAATGAGCATAACCCAAAAGTGTAAGTTctaaaggaagagaaagtgaaTGAACTAATACATCTTTCTCTATACTTGTTCCTCTAGATGTCAGAACATAAGTATTAATTATACCAGGATTCTAACAGTTATAATATTTAAGCTACAAAGTATTTATCTTTGCTGTGGTTATAAACACAGAATGTATTTCTATGCACATACATTTctatacacatatacatatgtatatataaatactaCTATGAACTTTATTTCCAGAAGTGCTTATCAATTTAAATTACAATATTCCTATCaaatgaaatgtgaatttttaaattaatgtttgtAATTTAAATGTAGAAGCTTGAGATAACCGTGTTATGTTGgactaatttaaaataaatataactttttattttattttgtctcaAGTTTTTACTTTCAACAGAGTTGAAATCAGGGTTCAGCCATCTGTCAAAGTGAAGAATGGAGCTCCGATGTCAATCATCTGCCATGCTGATATTAgcaaaaatactgatttccAGCTGAAGCataattttacaatttttaaggATGGAAAGCTTGTGTTTATGACTGTATCAGACAAAGAAGATGCACGGTATGAAATACCTGTGGCCAAATCTTCAGATACAGGAGACTATGAATGTACTGTGAAAGCAGATGGAAAGTTGAGTTTCAGTAACTCCATCTATGTTTGGGTAGCAGGTGAGTGTTCTGTCAGACATGGCAGATAAGATACAAAGAGAGAACAGCCTTACAGGGTAGGAATAATAGTCAGTGCTAAACAGGGTATCTTGCAAAGTGTGTTTTATCCGTTGACATCACAGTACTTGATGAGAGTTTGGTACTAACCCCCATGTTAAGGCACAGAAGTGAACTCAGGACCCcaaggctccaggacagatcAGTCATGGTCAGGAACACAGTCTGTGCCACCACCCCCACTGTCCTGACTGTGGGACACCCCCTCTGTTCCCGAGACTAGAGAAAGTATTTGTGAAAGTTGTGCCCACCCCAGTAACCATGATGAGGGGTGGGTAGATTCCTGGAAATGCTGGAAATAACGTATAGAGATGCTCAGGGTGTGAAAGCCATTGTCAAAGCCAGCATCAGCCATGGGTTGCTTTTGTAGACAATGTTGTATCAGTCTTGTTCTTTCATCTCTTACGAGAACAGGGGCCACCTCCATCCATACCCTTTCTAGACATGTTCTTGACTGCAGGTGACAATTTTCCCCTTGGAAAAGCAAGTTGGAAAGACTTTGTCAGCATTATGTAGTTACTGGGTCATTTTTTGGTTCTTGCAAACTATTTGCATCTGTTAATTAATATAAATCATTCCCACAGTCATCAGATATAGTGTTTATTTCAGGATTATGCAatgttctatttcttttcttgttgtcTATTATAAGGAATGACCAAGCCAATCCTGACTGCTGACAAAAAAGAAGTCTTAGAGGGTGAAGTTGTGAAATTACGTTGTGAGCTGCCAGAAGAAGTACCTCCTTTAGAGTTCTTTTTCCGGAAGATAAAGACAAATTCAGCACCTAAAGAAAAACGTGTacctgaacaaaaccaaaatttttctgaagtggaaTATTACGTTGAAGAGGGAGATAATATTTTACAATTTGATTGCTTTGGCAAGAGACAAGTAAGATCTGGATGGGAAAGCTCACAGCATAGCAACAAAACACTTGTTACAGTCAAGGGTAAGTTACttgacttttgtttttccatttctttgcttGCTATAGATAAAAATAGGGtcatatatttatatgtgtatCTATCTATCTCTATGTTTATATGTATTCTCTTGCAGAACCATTTATAAAGCCCACTCTGATCACTGGGCCCTCCAGTAATGTTACAGAAGGAGACCAAATAGAATTTGAATGCTCAACTGTGGTAGCTCAAATGCGTGACATTGAAATCATCctccagaaaaacagaacaataCTGAACAGTATACGAGAtaagaaatttttgaaatacTCTACAGTAGCTACTCAAGAGGACAGTGGTGAATACCTGTGTAAGGTGGAGCAAGGAGCGGTGTCTAAAACCACAAAACTGAATGTCTTTGTATCAGGTAAAACTTCTGTTCATCTTAGATGTTACTTGAagtattaatatttaaatttaaatttggcAGAACTCAAGATCCAAGTGTGACCTCCAGATCCAAATGTAAATTTTCTGTAAGTTAAAGGCTAGGTAGGTTTTAGTTTCTGATTTTTGCCCACCTATACTTCCCAACTAAAATAATATCCTCAAACAACCTGTGAAAAGTGGTTTCAATTGCTAAGtttctgttttccctgaaaatacaataatattaaaataacatgATTGTTTTGTTCCCAAATTATAAACTATCAGTATGTCCTTCATTCTGTATACTTTGAGATAAGTAGTCATATTCTTCCAGGCTCACTTTGAATGAATCAGTTCTCTTTTGATCTTGCAGAGTTATTTCCCAAGCCAACATTGTCTGCTTCTATGACTAAGCTGGATGAAAGTAAAGATTTAATTTTGAGTTGCAGCATTAATGGTTTTCGGAGAGCCAACTTCTCTATAGTACGGAAAGGTTCCCATGAAGACATCCTGTTGAAAAATTCTAGAGTCTTAGCAATGAAAGTTAATGTGAATGATACTGGATCTTACACCTGTAAAGCTGAAGTAAAAGGAATAGTCAAGGAGAGCAAACCTCTAAGGATAAATGTTTATGGTGAGTTGATACAGAGGCTTAGAACCCACCAGGGTGGGGGAGGATCTAAACCAGAAGCATATAAATAAGCGTATCTGTTTACAGGATCAGTCTGTAGTCCATGGACTAGCAGGGTGTCTATTAGTTCTTACAACATGCATTTCTGTGAGATGTGCTTTAGCTGCAGAGGATTTGGCCTATTGTGATCTAATCAAGTCAGACTTTCCAGGGCTGGCCCTTGGAGAAGGGAGTTGGCATGGCTTCCCTTGGTTCTGCTAGGGACCAGATAAACTCCCATTCATTCCCATTTGCAGGAGCCAGGAATGTTCCAAAAAACTTTCACTTTGATCTGAAGCTCTGTCTGTGTCTGCCTTGAACCCCTCCCCCGACCCTTCAGGAAGAAAGCCAGGAGAGCCAGAGGTCATCTGGTTGGCTCTACTCTAGAAAAGGCAAGGGTTCATTGCTATCAACATAGCCCCCTCACCAGCACACTAACTATGGATACTCCAGTTCCCTTCCCTCTCATGGAACAGGCACAGTGGTTCTCCAGTCTGTCAAAGGGATGAACTGGGTTGTGActcactgtgctgctgaaaCAGGGCCctgaggaggagctgtgcaATCCCTCTCAGGTCATACATGGAACGGACCTGCTCCTTGGGTCAGAACTAGTTTTGGAGTTTGGATGATCCACAGTTGTGTCACTGatccttttcttgttttgcttcatGTTCTCCCTGTATGCTACTTTATTCAAAGTTACATATATTCTATTATCTATTCTATTGATTTGTTCAAGTCTCCCTGTTTCTATTCTATCAATGAGGAAGAACATCCCAATATAGACTGTGTGCAAACCAGCTAAATATTGTATATTTATAAGTTTTCTACAAAATAATATTGTGTATTTTGGCCTTATGCAGTGTAATttgcaacaatttttttttattcaccTTTTAGCTCCAGTCTCCAAGCCAACTCTTTCCGTTGTCAGTGGTTCACCGGAGGTGATATTAGGGAAGCCTCTACAATTAATCTGTCATTCAGTGATGGGAACACCACCAATAACATTCACATTCTACAAAGGGGATGAAGTTAGGAAAAATGTAACTAATGACACATATGCTATATTCTTGGATGAAGATATTGGACTAAATGACAATGGAGGATACAAATGTGATGCTAGAAACAATCACTCCAGTGGTGTGAAAACTAGCAATATTCTAAATGTCACAGTGATAGGTAAGTCTGTTTAATTCTTCTTCTTGTCTAATGTCATATTTAGAGTTTTGAAACAGTAGCAGTAAATGGTGGACTAAGCAAAATGGATGTGAAATGTTTACAAGTTTTTGCTCACTTGACTTAAAATAGTTGTCTATCACAGCACAATAGTCCAGGACCAGAGCAGAAGTCTATTCTTGATCTTTGATAAAGAAGAAGTGATTTCTCTCTACCAAGGAGTTTTCAGTTTTGCATCCTTGTTTGAACTCAAATTGTGTTGATCTTAGTAAGATAAACTTGTGGTTAATaggctgttttccttctggtttttgaCACTGAGTTGTGTATGACTAGAACAGATACATCCAGAATTGCTGCATTTCTTCTGAGTCTGTTGGATTATTGCACACTCTCCACTTGCTGAGCTCCCAAACAGGGCTTTTAATACAGTATTTGCACTCACCCAGACTACAGCACCTTAGGACTCACCTTAAATTCATCAGTTCCACTGTTTACTAACACTAGAGAGAAGCTGGAAGATAAAACTCTTCAGAGTTTTATCCAGGAAGATCTTTTGAATCCAGGAAGGTCTTTTGAAATAACAAggcacaaataaacaaacacaaagcatAATCTTAGTCCATTAACAAGTGGGTATTTCTTTGCTGGAACTGGTGAATCCCAGCTGTTAGAGCTGTGGTTTGGGATATATTGTGACACTGTTTAGAAGTTCTGAAGAGAAGGTCGTGTTTTGGAGCCAGGTGACCCAGTCTTCCACAGTCCACCACTGGTGAGGTGGTAACTTTGAATCCTCTGTATTCTGTCCTTTCTGTCTCTACCAGATCTAAAGAAGGACTTACGTATTCCAGAGCAATTCTCTCTGTCAGGGGCTCAGTCATAGTAACCCATGTCTTCTATCTAAATCTGCTTCCTAATACATCTTTCATGACCAGCATCTTTTCATATCAAATCTggtttccttcctctgcttctgtGCCAGTGTTGCCTTATGATCCTTCTCTACATCTGCCTCGTGTTATCCATAGGCCTTCCCCAAACACAATATTTCcagagaaattttctttatGAATTTTAGCAAAACATGCTTCATATCCCAAACATTTTGCAAAGCTGCTGACATTCTACATGTCTTGCATCACACTATGTGTGTCCATTTTCTCCCCCTTTAATTACAAAGGCTGAAGCTCATCTGTTCCTAGGCTAGTTCTGTGTATGctaaaatgcttcatttttaaacTAGTAGACTTAAAAACCATGGTTTGGCTATGCATATTCTTACAACTTGCTCAAATGCTAAATAACTTCTCTCCTTGTGTTTGCTAGACTCTGTAACCATTgaaatttgggattttcttATGCCTTTGGAGAACTCGTTCCATTGTCTCCTGAGACACCCTCTATTGTATATTAAAAGTTACAAGAATACAGTTGCCATACAGTTAGCAAAGAACAGCATAACTCTACATAACTATGAAAGCAGAACTACATAAACTGCACCATAATTATTTACACAATGGAACTGCTGAGTGTATTATTTCTGGGAATTAAATCATTTGTAGACTGGGGCCAGAGGGGTATCCAAAGGATTTTAAGGAAAGAGACTGACTGACCTCTGTGGAATGGATATAATTTCTTCCTGtgtctgctttgtttctttatcGTGCCCTCTCTATTTCTGGGTGTATACAAATATTTACTAGAGGACACTGTCTGGCAGAGACTATTCAGAAAGGTTAATACTGTGCATTCAGTCTCTGTTTAACTAAGCATTAAAGCAAGCATTTCTACAATACAATGTTTTGTCATCAAAGTTGTTTCTAATAGTGCTAATACTTGTTTTCTTTACGCCTTCCTCTGTAGTACCAATCAGGAATGCCAGTTTGGGCAGTGTTCCGTATGGAGAAGTAGAAGTTGGCAGTGatactgcttttctttgctctgtgaaAGAAGGATCTTGGCCAATAGACttcaagttttttaaaaaaactgatCATGAGGTTCTTCTACATGAAGTAAGGGAGTATTCAGACAGAACCATATGGCACAAGAAAACAATGAAGAGGAAGGACACAGGGACCTATTATTGCATGGCTTCGAACCGAGCCAGCATGGACGTGAGGAGCCATCCAATAACCATCCATGGTGAGCTCATTATTGATAAGCTGCCTACTATGTCACCATGATAGGTAAGGGCATCTGATCTGACATGTTCCTAAGTATGACTCCCttacttgtttttcttccacCACTGTCAGAAGTTAAACAGAGAGATGTTTTTATAAACGAAGATTGTCCAGCTTACATAGAAAAATTTAAGGGATACCCAAAAGCCAAAGGAGCCAGGTGCAAACTAAAACCAAGCTGTTGATGTACTGAGCTTTTGGTCACAAAGGAGAGGCTTACTAGAGAACTTAGAACACAAGTCTCCTCCAAGTTCTTCCCCAGTGTGTAAGAGGGTTGATGTCTAGTAAAATGAAAGGTCAGGAACTGCAGGATTTGGTAGTGTTGACCTATCACTGTAACTACTCTcttaaacatgtttttcttatttgcaGTCATCTTAGCAGCTTGGCAGAAAGGAGTCATTGCTGCGTTTGTCCTAACAGCCATCGCAGGAGCAGGAGCCATTGCTTTATGGTGGTTTTTGCGTAAGAAGAAAAAGGGTAATGAATGGTTCCCTTCTCTTTGTTTGGGGAGAAATGTATTACAGTTAAACTTGCATTTGTCTCAGCAGCAAAGGCTTATGGGGGTGAGGCTTCAGAGATAACTAAACACAATTAAAAGAATCTACTTAAAAATGCCACCTGACCCAAATTAAGCTGCAAATGTGCTGAAGCTTTCCAAGCATATTGGGCAGAACACAGTGCTGGGCAGGCACTAGGGAAACAAAAAGGCTATCAAATACAGGCCAGAATTACACTGTTCCCATGCAGTCCTAAATTCAGCCCCAGGCAATGTAGATGCAAACAGGGCTTGAGGAGGTT from Corvus moneduloides isolate bCorMon1 chromosome 19, bCorMon1.pri, whole genome shotgun sequence harbors:
- the PECAM1 gene encoding platelet endothelial cell adhesion molecule isoform X6, translated to MYLALLVIFLQCSELYAQGKVFTFNRVEIRVQPSVKVKNGAPMSIICHADISKNTDFQLKHNFTIFKDGKLVFMTVSDKEDARYEIPVAKSSDTGDYECTVKADGKLSFSNSIYVWVAGMTKPILTADKKEVLEGEVVKLRCELPEEVPPLEFFFRKIKTNSAPKEKRVPEQNQNFSEVEYYVEEGDNILQFDCFGKRQVRSGWESSQHSNKTLVTVKEPFIKPTLITGPSSNVTEGDQIEFECSTVVAQMRDIEIILQKNRTILNSIRDKKFLKYSTVATQEDSGEYLCKVEQGAVSKTTKLNVFVSELFPKPTLSASMTKLDESKDLILSCSINGFRRANFSIVRKGSHEDILLKNSRVLAMKVNVNDTGSYTCKAEVKGIVKESKPLRINVYAPVSKPTLSVVSGSPEVILGKPLQLICHSVMGTPPITFTFYKGDEVRKNVTNDTYAIFLDEDIGLNDNGGYKCDARNNHSSGVKTSNILNVTVIVPIRNASLGSVPYGEVEVGSDTAFLCSVKEGSWPIDFKFFKKTDHEVLLHEVREYSDRTIWHKKTMKRKDTGTYYCMASNRASMDVRSHPITIHVILAAWQKGVIAAFVLTAIAGAGAIALWWFLRKKKKAKGPSMEMSGSALAPNLTSEKLTRQPSDGNYYSGSGYIEDNENHMKSTDESKAPEQKGTETVYSEIRKTNNGHFLLKMMLLILWKTGILEYMGILMLSRTVTSKISWEKKTSQDGRRCKCFKGFAAVT
- the PECAM1 gene encoding platelet endothelial cell adhesion molecule isoform X9; amino-acid sequence: MYLALLVIFLQCSELYAQGKVFTFNRVEIRVQPSVKVKNGAPMSIICHADISKNTDFQLKHNFTIFKDGKLVFMTVSDKEDARYEIPVAKSSDTGDYECTVKADGKLSFSNSIYVWVAGMTKPILTADKKEVLEGEVVKLRCELPEEVPPLEFFFRKIKTNSAPKEKRVPEQNQNFSEVEYYVEEGDNILQFDCFGKRQVRSGWESSQHSNKTLVTVKEPFIKPTLITGPSSNVTEGDQIEFECSTVVAQMRDIEIILQKNRTILNSIRDKKFLKYSTVATQEDSGEYLCKVEQGAVSKTTKLNVFVSELFPKPTLSASMTKLDESKDLILSCSINGFRRANFSIVRKGSHEDILLKNSRVLAMKVNVNDTGSYTCKAEVKGIVKESKPLRINVYAPVSKPTLSVVSGSPEVILGKPLQLICHSVMGTPPITFTFYKGDEVRKNVTNDTYAIFLDEDIGLNDNGGYKCDARNNHSSGVKTSNILNVTVIVPIRNASLGSVPYGEVEVGSDTAFLCSVKEGSWPIDFKFFKKTDHEVLLHEVREYSDRTIWHKKTMKRKDTGTYYCMASNRASMDVRSHPITIHVILAAWQKGVIAAFVLTAIAGAGAIALWWFLRKKKKAKGPSMEMSGSALAPNLTSEKLTRQPSDGNYYSGSGYIEDNENHMKSTDESKGPDLESAEVDYTEVEVSTLDPHRAPEQKGTETVYSEIRKTNNDSMENRHSRIYGHPDAI
- the PECAM1 gene encoding platelet endothelial cell adhesion molecule isoform X11, yielding MYLALLVIFLQCSELYAQGKVFTFNRVEIRVQPSVKVKNGAPMSIICHADISKNTDFQLKHNFTIFKDGKLVFMTVSDKEDARYEIPVAKSSDTGDYECTVKADGKLSFSNSIYVWVAGMTKPILTADKKEVLEGEVVKLRCELPEEVPPLEFFFRKIKTNSAPKEKRVPEQNQNFSEVEYYVEEGDNILQFDCFGKRQVRSGWESSQHSNKTLVTVKEPFIKPTLITGPSSNVTEGDQIEFECSTVVAQMRDIEIILQKNRTILNSIRDKKFLKYSTVATQEDSGEYLCKVEQGAVSKTTKLNVFVSELFPKPTLSASMTKLDESKDLILSCSINGFRRANFSIVRKGSHEDILLKNSRVLAMKVNVNDTGSYTCKAEVKGIVKESKPLRINVYAPVSKPTLSVVSGSPEVILGKPLQLICHSVMGTPPITFTFYKGDEVRKNVTNDTYAIFLDEDIGLNDNGGYKCDARNNHSSGVKTSNILNVTVIVPIRNASLGSVPYGEVEVGSDTAFLCSVKEGSWPIDFKFFKKTDHEVLLHEVREYSDRTIWHKKTMKRKDTGTYYCMASNRASMDVRSHPITIHVILAAWQKGVIAAFVLTAIAGAGAIALWWFLRKKKKAKGPSMEMSGSALAPNLTSEKLTRQPSDGNYYSGSGYIEDNENHMKSTDESKGPDLESAEVDYTEVEVSTLDPHRDSMENRHSDLCRTDMGQSL
- the PECAM1 gene encoding platelet endothelial cell adhesion molecule isoform X3 produces the protein MYLALLVIFLQCSELYAQGKVFTFNRVEIRVQPSVKVKNGAPMSIICHADISKNTDFQLKHNFTIFKDGKLVFMTVSDKEDARYEIPVAKSSDTGDYECTVKADGKLSFSNSIYVWVAGMTKPILTADKKEVLEGEVVKLRCELPEEVPPLEFFFRKIKTNSAPKEKRVPEQNQNFSEVEYYVEEGDNILQFDCFGKRQVRSGWESSQHSNKTLVTVKEPFIKPTLITGPSSNVTEGDQIEFECSTVVAQMRDIEIILQKNRTILNSIRDKKFLKYSTVATQEDSGEYLCKVEQGAVSKTTKLNVFVSELFPKPTLSASMTKLDESKDLILSCSINGFRRANFSIVRKGSHEDILLKNSRVLAMKVNVNDTGSYTCKAEVKGIVKESKPLRINVYAPVSKPTLSVVSGSPEVILGKPLQLICHSVMGTPPITFTFYKGDEVRKNVTNDTYAIFLDEDIGLNDNGGYKCDARNNHSSGVKTSNILNVTVIVPIRNASLGSVPYGEVEVGSDTAFLCSVKEGSWPIDFKFFKKTDHEVLLHEVREYSDRTIWHKKTMKRKDTGTYYCMASNRASMDVRSHPITIHVILAAWQKGVIAAFVLTAIAGAGAIALWWFLRKKKKAKGPSMEMSGSALAPNLTSEKLTRQPSDGNYYSGSGYIEDNENHMKSTDESKGPDLESAEVDYTEVEVSTLDPHRGHFLLKMMLLILWKTGILEYMGILMLSRTVTSKISWEKKTSQDGRRCKCFKGFAAVT
- the PECAM1 gene encoding platelet endothelial cell adhesion molecule isoform X13, giving the protein MYLALLVIFLQCSELYAQGKVFTFNRVEIRVQPSVKVKNGAPMSIICHADISKNTDFQLKHNFTIFKDGKLVFMTVSDKEDARYEIPVAKSSDTGDYECTVKADGKLSFSNSIYVWVAGMTKPILTADKKEVLEGEVVKLRCELPEEVPPLEFFFRKIKTNSAPKEKRVPEQNQNFSEVEYYVEEGDNILQFDCFGKRQVRSGWESSQHSNKTLVTVKEPFIKPTLITGPSSNVTEGDQIEFECSTVVAQMRDIEIILQKNRTILNSIRDKKFLKYSTVATQEDSGEYLCKVEQGAVSKTTKLNVFVSELFPKPTLSASMTKLDESKDLILSCSINGFRRANFSIVRKGSHEDILLKNSRVLAMKVNVNDTGSYTCKAEVKGIVKESKPLRINVYAPVSKPTLSVVSGSPEVILGKPLQLICHSVMGTPPITFTFYKGDEVRKNVTNDTYAIFLDEDIGLNDNGGYKCDARNNHSSGVKTSNILNVTVIVPIRNASLGSVPYGEVEVGSDTAFLCSVKEGSWPIDFKFFKKTDHEVLLHEVREYSDRTIWHKKTMKRKDTGTYYCMASNRASMDVRSHPITIHVILAAWQKGVIAAFVLTAIAGAGAIALWWFLRKKKKAKGPSMEMSGSALAPNLTSEKLTRQPSDGNYYSGSGYIEDNENHMKSTDESKAPEQKGTETVYSEIRKTNNDSMENRHSRIYGHPDAI
- the PECAM1 gene encoding platelet endothelial cell adhesion molecule isoform X12; this translates as MYLALLVIFLQCSELYAQGKVFTFNRVEIRVQPSVKVKNGAPMSIICHADISKNTDFQLKHNFTIFKDGKLVFMTVSDKEDARYEIPVAKSSDTGDYECTVKADGKLSFSNSIYVWVAGMTKPILTADKKEVLEGEVVKLRCELPEEVPPLEFFFRKIKTNSAPKEKRVPEQNQNFSEVEYYVEEGDNILQFDCFGKRQVRSGWESSQHSNKTLVTVKEPFIKPTLITGPSSNVTEGDQIEFECSTVVAQMRDIEIILQKNRTILNSIRDKKFLKYSTVATQEDSGEYLCKVEQGAVSKTTKLNVFVSELFPKPTLSASMTKLDESKDLILSCSINGFRRANFSIVRKGSHEDILLKNSRVLAMKVNVNDTGSYTCKAEVKGIVKESKPLRINVYAPVSKPTLSVVSGSPEVILGKPLQLICHSVMGTPPITFTFYKGDEVRKNVTNDTYAIFLDEDIGLNDNGGYKCDARNNHSSGVKTSNILNVTVIVPIRNASLGSVPYGEVEVGSDTAFLCSVKEGSWPIDFKFFKKTDHEVLLHEVREYSDRTIWHKKTMKRKDTGTYYCMASNRASMDVRSHPITIHVILAAWQKGVIAAFVLTAIAGAGAIALWWFLRKKKKAKGPSMEMSGSALAPNLTSEKLTRQPSDGNYYSGSGYIEDNENHMKSTDESKGPDLESAEVDYTEVEVSTLDPHRDSMENRHSRIYGHPDAI